CGCGGCGTGGCCGGAATCGGGCCTGGGCCCGCAGGACCTGCCGCAGGAGATACAGGTGCAGGCGGGCGGCGTGAGCGTGACCGTCACCTTCGCGGACGTGCTGACCGCCGCGCTGCCGGACGCCTGGGCCAGCGCGCTGTACCTGGACGGGTTCTCGCCGTCCCGCAACCCGGAGGTCTGGACGCCGGAGTTCGTGGCGCGGGTGGCGGGCACGCTCGCGCCGGGCGGGGTGCTGGGCACGTACAGCGCTGCCGGGCACGTGCGCCGTGCGCTGGAGGCGGCCGGGCTGCGCGTGGAACGCCGCCCCGGTGCGCCGGGCAAACGCGAGTGCCTGCGCGCCGTGCGGGAGGGCTGATGCACGTCATCGTGATCGGGGCGGGGATCACGGGGGCGTCGGTGGCGTACTTCCTGGCCCGCGCGGGCGCAGGGGTGACGGTCGTGGACGCCGCGCAGCACGCGGCCAGCCGGGTACCGAGCGCGCTGGTGAACCCGGTGCGCGGGCAGTCGGGCGGCGTGGACGCGCGGGCGCTGGAGGGCATGGCATTCACCTGGGCGCTGCTGCGCGACCTGGGCGCGGCGGGCTGGGCCGTGCCGCACGGGCAGACGGGCGTGCTGCGCCCCATCCCGGACGACCGGACGCGGGGGCGTTTCGAGCGGAACCTGCCGGCCGCGCTGCGCCACGAGTGGCTGGCCCCGGCCGACGCGCCGGAAGCCCTGGCCCCCAGCTGGGCGCACGCGCTGCACCTGCCGGAAGGTGGCTGGCTGGACGGCGGGGCGCTGGCGGACGCGCTGCTGGGCGCGTCGGGTGCGCGGGTCGTGCGGGGGCGGGCGCAGGAGTGGACGGCGCGCACCGTCACGCTGGCGGGCGGCGACACCCTGCCCGCCGAAACCCTGCACGCCGACGCCGTGGTCTTCTGCGGCGGGTCGGTGGGCAGCGCGTGGCGGGGCGAGGCGGGCACGCACCGCATGGGCACCCTGCTGACCCTGGACCGCGCCGTGACCGGCGTGCCCGTCAGTTTCGGCTCGTACCTCGCCCCGGCAGCGGTGGGCGGGGTGCTGGGCGCGACCTTCGAGACGCCCGCCCCCACCTGGGCGCCGGAGGCGTTGCCGCTGGGGTCGCTGGGCTGGCTGCTCGGCAAGGGTGAGGCGCTGACCGGGCTGCGGGGCGCGCGGGTCACGGGCCGCTGGACCGGGTCGCGTCTGTCCGGGCTGCGCGCCGGGCCGCAACCCGACGGTTCGTGGCGACTGACCGGCCTGAGCAGCAAGGGCTTCCTGCTGGGGCCACTGCTGGGCCGCGAACTGGCCGCTCAGCTCATGACCTCCCCGGAATCCCCGCGCCCAGCCGGTTGAAACGCTTCCAGTCGGGGGTGCGTCACGCGGCGGGTGACGTGCCGCGCCCCCCGCAAGGGTGAACACGAATACAAAGGTGCATTAGACTGTGCAGGTTATGGCGACTTACCGCATCTGTTTAATTGAAGGCGACGGCATCGGCCACGAAGTCATCCCCGCGACCCGCCGCGTGCTGGACGCCGCCGGCTTCAGCGCCGAGTACGTGCACGCCGAGGCCGGGTACGAGTACTTCCTCGACCACGGCACCAGCGTCCCGCAGGCCACCTACGACGCCGTGGAGAACACCCACGCCACCCTGTTCGGCGCGGCCACCAGCCCCAGCGGCGAGAAACCCGCCGG
This portion of the Deinococcus seoulensis genome encodes:
- a CDS encoding NAD(P)/FAD-dependent oxidoreductase encodes the protein MHVIVIGAGITGASVAYFLARAGAGVTVVDAAQHAASRVPSALVNPVRGQSGGVDARALEGMAFTWALLRDLGAAGWAVPHGQTGVLRPIPDDRTRGRFERNLPAALRHEWLAPADAPEALAPSWAHALHLPEGGWLDGGALADALLGASGARVVRGRAQEWTARTVTLAGGDTLPAETLHADAVVFCGGSVGSAWRGEAGTHRMGTLLTLDRAVTGVPVSFGSYLAPAAVGGVLGATFETPAPTWAPEALPLGSLGWLLGKGEALTGLRGARVTGRWTGSRLSGLRAGPQPDGSWRLTGLSSKGFLLGPLLGRELAAQLMTSPESPRPAG